One window of the Dreissena polymorpha isolate Duluth1 chromosome 5, UMN_Dpol_1.0, whole genome shotgun sequence genome contains the following:
- the LOC127882294 gene encoding transforming growth factor-beta-induced protein ig-h3-like, which translates to MKLVVLLAFVGVCYAKSNANDAIWMELFSATIADAANGHKVNDDENIPQLAGKLGLNTLVALLEKTNLTDALAGEGPYTVFGPTDKAFAALPKKFVNYLLKNLKLLTKILTFHVADGKVLSSDLSDNQLVPSVEGSSIRINIYKNGTVITASGRQVTLPDQEASNGVIHEVSGVLFPPPGTISDVTAKCPVFSFLNKALEIAQLTSVLAGDGPFTIFAPCDRAFKRIPKKCLDHLLNDTALLTKVLEYHVVPAVGYSAGLSCGDELKTVEGGSVKITKAMGHVRVNHARVVYADASTTNGVMHVIDRVLFPRDSDGFCEDGALDYDDSSDEKNDVAEHLRFLNPF; encoded by the exons ATGAAACTCGTGGTTTTACTTGCTTTCGTCGGCGTTTGTTATGCTAAGAGCAATGCCAACGACGCGATTTGGATGGAGTTGTTTTCGGCAACTATTGCCGACGCCGCCAATGGCCACAAGGTGAACGACGACGAAAACATTCCTCAGCTCGCCGGCAAACTTGGACTGAACACACTTGTTGCATTGCTGGAGAAGACGAACCTTACGGACGCTCTAGCAGGGGAAG GCCCTTACACTGTGTTTGGTCCAACGGACAAGGCCTTTGCCGCACTGCCAAAAAAGTTTGTCAACTACCTCTTGAAAAACTTGAAATTGTTGACCAAGATCCTCACTTTCCATGTTGCGGATGGCAAGGTGCTGTCTTCTGACCTGAGCGACAATCAGCTGGTGCCCAGCGTTGAAGGGAGCTCCATCAGAATCAACATCTACAAGAACGGCACG GTGATCACGGCCTCTGGTCGCCAGGTTACGCTGCCTGACCAGGAAGCCAGTAACGGTGTCATCCACGAGGTCTCTGGGGTCCTCTTCCCACCCCCGGGAACCATCTCTGATGTGACGGCCAAGTGTCCCGTCTTCAGTTTCCTCAACAAGGCCCTCGAGATTGCACAACTGACCTCTGTCTTGGCAG GTGATGGACCGTTCACAATATTTGCTCCCTGTGACCGAGCGTTCAAAAGGATCCCCAAGAAGTGCCTTGACCATCTTCTCAACGACACTGCCCTCCTTACCA AAGTGCTGGAGTACCATGTGGTGCCAGCAGTGGGTTACAGCGCGGGGCTGTCATGTGGGGACGAGTTGAAGACCGTTGAGGGTGGAAGCGTGAAGATCACCAAGGCAATGG GCCATGTCCGTGTAAACCATGCTCGTGTAGTCTACGCAGACGCCTCGACAACCAATGGAGTCATGCACGTGATAGATAGGGTCCTTTTCCCGCGAGATTCTGATGGCTTCTGTGAGGATGGGGCCTTGGACTACGATGATTCCAGTGATGAGAAGAACGACGTTGCTGAACATTTGCGCTTCTTGAACCCATTTTAA